Proteins from a genomic interval of Ciona intestinalis chromosome 9, KH, whole genome shotgun sequence:
- the LOC100183295 gene encoding calcium/calmodulin-dependent 3',5'-cyclic nucleotide phosphodiesterase 1C-like isoform X1: MSLCAPKDCHELGTANTGDQSGVVGVSDQYKNARNILNTCAWNEVLQRSTVLSEAFLRVCEPKPLTVLRRANSESKIVERQKRWGDHEGLGKEKPKLRLSTASLGNRPPLQKTKSQQQDVRFRRKLRLGKTVDDVLPKLPFQSKKSQGSSPIKESKPKKIISPRQGKNKPLIVSPELVWPAQSKGNKTALKGRLADEVLDWCSPLRLDRIALPDMNPDISKQTSHRDALDSITSQLPVLMPVSTKPEHQRSNEPVTNGLNGFSELSEHKVGNDNITNGASSSLCRLIEVDGVNYRVTMAMDQNLGRVVTLHRKLVTKKRKNKFPNDEVPGGTKAKKGVVPTKRSEPTEAVKLGAALHRRSKPPSRQGQESSRQNYDGVAERSGFEVGLSTLSGTSFTEQDPLRALWLEERDKNSRNVDLTRCHDCDLADPTSNEGLNQASLRLRALLHSFNDESNSVSSEHIRQNIEYAIAVMESRYVNRIADISDDEVPATLSGEGPVPPEIKRWLVQTFTSRRPDTRNRKESENKRSLRSVVHAVQAGMFVDRMFRKTSVGVQNLPPEVQLHFKNIDSWSYNVFELERISEGNSLKFVFYELLNKYDLIRKFKIPLKSLFAYCTKLQRGYRKHNNRYHNPIHAADVAQSLNCLLVNSGFVHWLSDVEMFSMIMAAIVHDLEHSGTTNTFHTNTRSPLAQMYNDKSVLENHHISSAFRLLNEEDCDILANFSKDDYQEARTLMIDMVLATDMSQHFGQLKRLQSNLQHPENLEKSRAMCLMIHSADINHPSKPWNLHCRWTERLVVEFFEQGDQERGLGLPLSPLCDRHTTMVAQSQIGFIDYVIKPTFDVLYDIFRNVNGPVVRDAILSIRRASKADVTSLETPCADDVLKRRFSDVSSYCTALTNQKSILESLAKFETEFYSNIETNRTHWQKRDEIERANEWFGEKAFTFFPLQPEDSSQTNSINGHEVSPQKPENDVSAPTPPRTVSKTSKAPTT, translated from the exons ATGTCCTTATGTGCCCCAAAGGATTGCCATGAGTTGGGAACTGCAAATACCGGAGATCAGTCCGGGGTCGTGGGAGTTTCAGACCAGTATAAAAACGCCaggaacattttaaacacttgCGCCTGGAACGAAGTGCTGCAAAGAAGTACAGTCTTATCAGAAGCGTTTTTGAGGGTCTGCGAACCGAAACCGTTAACTGTTCTACGCAGAGCCAATAGCGAGAGCAAAATTGTAGAACGCCAAAAACGTTGGGGCGACCACGAAGGTTTAGGAAAAGAGAAACCAAAGTTACGACTGTCAACTGCAAGCCTTGGCAACCGGCCGCCGTTGCAGAAAACAAAATCACAGCAACAGGATGTCAGATTTCGTAGAAAATTACGATTAGGAAAAACTGTAGACGATGTATTACCTAAACTGCCGTTTCAAAGCAAAAAGAGTCAAGGTTCAAGCCCCATAAAGGAATCAAAACCCAAGAAAATTATCTCACCTAGGCAGGGAAAAAACAAACCACTTATCGTTTCGCCTGAGCTAGTTTGGCCAGCACAGTCTAAAGGTAATAAGACTGCATTGAAAGGCCGGTTGGCGGACGAGGTTTTAGACTGGTGTTCGCCTTTACGTCTGGACCGTATTGCCCTCCCCGATATGAACCCGGATATATCGAAGCAGACAAGCCACCGAGACGCATTAGATTCAATTACGTCCCAACTTCCAGTACTCATGCCGGTATCGACCAAACCAGAGCATCAACGGAGCAACGAGCCAGTAACAAACGGCCTTAATGGCTTCTCTGAACTTTCAGAGCACAAAGTAGGCAACGATAACATAACAAACGGAGCATCCAGCTCGCTATGCAGACTTATTGAAGTGGACGGAGTTAACTACAGAGTAACGATGG CGATGGATCAAAACTTAGGTAGGGTGGTTACTTTGCATCGTAAACTAGTAACCAAGAAGCGAAAGAACAAGTTTCCCAATGACG AAGTTCCCGGCGGTACTAAGGCGAAAAAAGGCGTCGTACCTACCAAGAGGAGTGAGCCCACTGAAGCAGTCAAGCTGGGAGCCGCTTTACATCGACGGTCAAAGCCTCCGTCCCGGCAGGGACAGGAGTCGTCTCGGCAAAACTATGACGGCGTTGCCGAGAGGAGTGGGTTCGAAGTGGGTTTGTCCACACTTTCTGGGACCAGTTTTACGGAACAGGACCCACTACGGGCCTTGTGGTTGGAGGAAAGGGACAAAAACTCAAGGAATGTCGACCTAACAAGATGTCACGACTGTGACTTGGCTGACCCAACATCTAACGAAGGATTAAACCAAGCCTCACTAAG GTTACGGGCACTCCTTCATTCCTTTAACGATGAGTCCAACTCGGTTTCATCAGAACACATTCGACAGAATATTGAATACGCAATCGCCGTCATGGAGTCGCGTTATGTAAACAG AATAGCAGACATCTCCGATGATGAAGTACCAGCGACCTTGTCAGGTGAAGGGCCCGTTCCACCCGAGATTAAACGATGGTTGGTTCAAACTTTCACCAGTCGTCGACCAG ACACAAGGAACCGCAAGGAGTCCGAAAACAAGCGATCTCTACGAAGTGTCGTCCATGCTGTGCAAGCTGGAATGTTCGTGGACCGAATGTTCCGCAAAACTTCGGTCGGTGTTCAAAACCTACCTCCTGAAGTACAACTGCATTTCAAG AACATCGACAGTTGGTCATACAATGTGTTTGAACTGGAACGCATCAGTGAAGGCAATTCACTTAAATTCGTATTTTATGAGCTCCTTAATAAATACGACCTTATACGAAAATTCAAG ATACCTCTGAAATCGTTGTTCGCATATTGTACCAAACTTCAGCGTGGCTACAGAAAGCACAACAATAGATACCACAACCCTATTCATGCGGCTGATGTTGCACAATCTCTTAATTGCCTTTTGGTCAACTCAGGTTTTGTG CATTGGCTCTCCGATGTTGAGATGTTCTCTATGATAATGGCCGCGATAGTCCACGACCTGGAGCATAGTGGAACCACCAACACTTTCCACACAAATACGAG GTCCCCTCTAGCTCAAATGTATAATGACAAGTCAGTGTTGGAGAATCATCACATCAGTAGTGCGTTCCGTCTTCTTAACGAGGAAGATTGTGACATACTCGCAAACTTTTCTAAGGACGACTACCA AGAGGCTCGTACACTAATGATAGACATGGTGCTTGCTACAGACATGAGCCAACATTTCGGTCAACTTAAACGCTTACAAAGTAACCTCCAGCACCCTGAAAA CTTAGAGAAATCGCGAGCAATGTGTCTGATGATCCACTCGGCTGACATCAACCATCCATCCAAACCTTGGAACCTGCACTGCAG ATGGACGGAGAGATTGGTGGTCGAGTTTTTTGAGCAGGGCGACCAGGAACGTGGCTTGGGTCTTCCTCTTTCACCGTTATGCGACCGACACACTACTATGGTCGCACAATCACAGATAG GTTTTAtagattacgtcataaaaccAACTTTCGACGTCCTTTATGACATATTTCGCAATGTCAATGGCCCGGTTGTGCGTGACGCCATTCTATCTATAAGACGCGCCAGCAAAGCCGACGTGACGTCATTGGAGACCCCATGCGCAGATGACGTATTAAAACGCAGATTTAGTGACGTCAGTTCATACTG TACCGCTCTAACAAACCAAAAGTCTATTCTTGAATCGCTGGCGAAGTTCGAGACAGAATTTTATTCCAATATTGAAACGAACCGAACACATTGGCAGAAACGAGACGAAATAG agCGGGCAAATGAATGGTTTGGGGAGAAggcttttacattttttccgCTTCAACCTGAAGATTCAAGCCAAACCAATTCGATAAACGGTCACGAGGTGTCGCCACAGAAACCTGAAAACGATGTGAGCGCACCCACGCCTCCGAGGACAGTTTCAAAAACCTCTAAGGCGCCGACCACGTAG
- the LOC100183295 gene encoding calcium/calmodulin-dependent 3',5'-cyclic nucleotide phosphodiesterase 1C-like isoform X4, producing MSLCAPKDCHELGTANTGDQSGVVGVSDQYKNARNILNTCAWNEVLQRSTVLSEAFLRVCEPKPLTVLRRANSESKIVERQKRWGDHEGLGKEKPKLRLSTASLGNRPPLQKTKSQQQDVRFRRKLRLGKTVDDVLPKLPFQSKKSQGSSPIKESKPKKIISPRQGKNKPLIVSPELVWPAQSKGNKTALKGRLADEVLDWCSPLRLDRIALPDMNPDISKQTSHRDALDSITSQLPVLMPVSTKPEHQRSNEPVTNGLNGFSELSEHKVGNDNITNGASSSLCRLIEVDGVNYRVTMVPGGTKAKKGVVPTKRSEPTEAVKLGAALHRRSKPPSRQGQESSRQNYDGVAERSGFEVGLSTLSGTSFTEQDPLRALWLEERDKNSRNVDLTRCHDCDLADPTSNEGLNQASLRLRALLHSFNDESNSVSSEHIRQNIEYAIAVMESRYVNRIADISDDEVPATLSGEGPVPPEIKRWLVQTFTSRRPDTRNRKESENKRSLRSVVHAVQAGMFVDRMFRKTSVGVQNLPPEVQLHFKNIDSWSYNVFELERISEGNSLKFVFYELLNKYDLIRKFKIPLKSLFAYCTKLQRGYRKHNNRYHNPIHAADVAQSLNCLLVNSGFVHWLSDVEMFSMIMAAIVHDLEHSGTTNTFHTNTRSPLAQMYNDKSVLENHHISSAFRLLNEEDCDILANFSKDDYQEARTLMIDMVLATDMSQHFGQLKRLQSNLQHPENLEKSRAMCLMIHSADINHPSKPWNLHCRWTERLVVEFFEQGDQERGLGLPLSPLCDRHTTMVAQSQIGFIDYVIKPTFDVLYDIFRNVNGPVVRDAILSIRRASKADVTSLETPCADDVLKRRFSDVSSYCTALTNQKSILESLAKFETEFYSNIETNRTHWQKRDEIERANEWFGEKAFTFFPLQPEDSSQTNSINGHEVSPQKPENDVSAPTPPRTVSKTSKAPTT from the exons ATGTCCTTATGTGCCCCAAAGGATTGCCATGAGTTGGGAACTGCAAATACCGGAGATCAGTCCGGGGTCGTGGGAGTTTCAGACCAGTATAAAAACGCCaggaacattttaaacacttgCGCCTGGAACGAAGTGCTGCAAAGAAGTACAGTCTTATCAGAAGCGTTTTTGAGGGTCTGCGAACCGAAACCGTTAACTGTTCTACGCAGAGCCAATAGCGAGAGCAAAATTGTAGAACGCCAAAAACGTTGGGGCGACCACGAAGGTTTAGGAAAAGAGAAACCAAAGTTACGACTGTCAACTGCAAGCCTTGGCAACCGGCCGCCGTTGCAGAAAACAAAATCACAGCAACAGGATGTCAGATTTCGTAGAAAATTACGATTAGGAAAAACTGTAGACGATGTATTACCTAAACTGCCGTTTCAAAGCAAAAAGAGTCAAGGTTCAAGCCCCATAAAGGAATCAAAACCCAAGAAAATTATCTCACCTAGGCAGGGAAAAAACAAACCACTTATCGTTTCGCCTGAGCTAGTTTGGCCAGCACAGTCTAAAGGTAATAAGACTGCATTGAAAGGCCGGTTGGCGGACGAGGTTTTAGACTGGTGTTCGCCTTTACGTCTGGACCGTATTGCCCTCCCCGATATGAACCCGGATATATCGAAGCAGACAAGCCACCGAGACGCATTAGATTCAATTACGTCCCAACTTCCAGTACTCATGCCGGTATCGACCAAACCAGAGCATCAACGGAGCAACGAGCCAGTAACAAACGGCCTTAATGGCTTCTCTGAACTTTCAGAGCACAAAGTAGGCAACGATAACATAACAAACGGAGCATCCAGCTCGCTATGCAGACTTATTGAAGTGGACGGAGTTAACTACAGAGTAACGATGG TTCCCGGCGGTACTAAGGCGAAAAAAGGCGTCGTACCTACCAAGAGGAGTGAGCCCACTGAAGCAGTCAAGCTGGGAGCCGCTTTACATCGACGGTCAAAGCCTCCGTCCCGGCAGGGACAGGAGTCGTCTCGGCAAAACTATGACGGCGTTGCCGAGAGGAGTGGGTTCGAAGTGGGTTTGTCCACACTTTCTGGGACCAGTTTTACGGAACAGGACCCACTACGGGCCTTGTGGTTGGAGGAAAGGGACAAAAACTCAAGGAATGTCGACCTAACAAGATGTCACGACTGTGACTTGGCTGACCCAACATCTAACGAAGGATTAAACCAAGCCTCACTAAG GTTACGGGCACTCCTTCATTCCTTTAACGATGAGTCCAACTCGGTTTCATCAGAACACATTCGACAGAATATTGAATACGCAATCGCCGTCATGGAGTCGCGTTATGTAAACAG AATAGCAGACATCTCCGATGATGAAGTACCAGCGACCTTGTCAGGTGAAGGGCCCGTTCCACCCGAGATTAAACGATGGTTGGTTCAAACTTTCACCAGTCGTCGACCAG ACACAAGGAACCGCAAGGAGTCCGAAAACAAGCGATCTCTACGAAGTGTCGTCCATGCTGTGCAAGCTGGAATGTTCGTGGACCGAATGTTCCGCAAAACTTCGGTCGGTGTTCAAAACCTACCTCCTGAAGTACAACTGCATTTCAAG AACATCGACAGTTGGTCATACAATGTGTTTGAACTGGAACGCATCAGTGAAGGCAATTCACTTAAATTCGTATTTTATGAGCTCCTTAATAAATACGACCTTATACGAAAATTCAAG ATACCTCTGAAATCGTTGTTCGCATATTGTACCAAACTTCAGCGTGGCTACAGAAAGCACAACAATAGATACCACAACCCTATTCATGCGGCTGATGTTGCACAATCTCTTAATTGCCTTTTGGTCAACTCAGGTTTTGTG CATTGGCTCTCCGATGTTGAGATGTTCTCTATGATAATGGCCGCGATAGTCCACGACCTGGAGCATAGTGGAACCACCAACACTTTCCACACAAATACGAG GTCCCCTCTAGCTCAAATGTATAATGACAAGTCAGTGTTGGAGAATCATCACATCAGTAGTGCGTTCCGTCTTCTTAACGAGGAAGATTGTGACATACTCGCAAACTTTTCTAAGGACGACTACCA AGAGGCTCGTACACTAATGATAGACATGGTGCTTGCTACAGACATGAGCCAACATTTCGGTCAACTTAAACGCTTACAAAGTAACCTCCAGCACCCTGAAAA CTTAGAGAAATCGCGAGCAATGTGTCTGATGATCCACTCGGCTGACATCAACCATCCATCCAAACCTTGGAACCTGCACTGCAG ATGGACGGAGAGATTGGTGGTCGAGTTTTTTGAGCAGGGCGACCAGGAACGTGGCTTGGGTCTTCCTCTTTCACCGTTATGCGACCGACACACTACTATGGTCGCACAATCACAGATAG GTTTTAtagattacgtcataaaaccAACTTTCGACGTCCTTTATGACATATTTCGCAATGTCAATGGCCCGGTTGTGCGTGACGCCATTCTATCTATAAGACGCGCCAGCAAAGCCGACGTGACGTCATTGGAGACCCCATGCGCAGATGACGTATTAAAACGCAGATTTAGTGACGTCAGTTCATACTG TACCGCTCTAACAAACCAAAAGTCTATTCTTGAATCGCTGGCGAAGTTCGAGACAGAATTTTATTCCAATATTGAAACGAACCGAACACATTGGCAGAAACGAGACGAAATAG agCGGGCAAATGAATGGTTTGGGGAGAAggcttttacattttttccgCTTCAACCTGAAGATTCAAGCCAAACCAATTCGATAAACGGTCACGAGGTGTCGCCACAGAAACCTGAAAACGATGTGAGCGCACCCACGCCTCCGAGGACAGTTTCAAAAACCTCTAAGGCGCCGACCACGTAG
- the LOC100183295 gene encoding calcium/calmodulin-dependent 3',5'-cyclic nucleotide phosphodiesterase 1C-like isoform X2, with amino-acid sequence MSLCAPKDCHELGTANTGDQSGVVGVSDQYKNARNILNTCAWNEVLQRSTVLSEAFLRVCEPKPLTVLRRANSESKIVERQKRWGDHEGLGKEKPKLRLSTASLGNRPPLQKTKSQQQDVRFRRKLRLGKTVDDVLPKLPFQSKKSQGSSPIKESKPKKIISPRQGKNKPLIVSPELVWPAQSKGNKTALKGRLADEVLDWCSPLRLDRIALPDMNPDISKQTSHRDALDSITSQLPVLMPVSTKPEHQRSNEPVTNGLNGFSELSEHKVGNDNITNGASSSLCRLIEVDGVNYRVTMAMDQNLGRVVTLHRKLVTKKRKNKFPNDVPGGTKAKKGVVPTKRSEPTEAVKLGAALHRRSKPPSRQGQESSRQNYDGVAERSGFEVGLSTLSGTSFTEQDPLRALWLEERDKNSRNVDLTRCHDCDLADPTSNEGLNQASLRLRALLHSFNDESNSVSSEHIRQNIEYAIAVMESRYVNRIADISDDEVPATLSGEGPVPPEIKRWLVQTFTSRRPDTRNRKESENKRSLRSVVHAVQAGMFVDRMFRKTSVGVQNLPPEVQLHFKNIDSWSYNVFELERISEGNSLKFVFYELLNKYDLIRKFKIPLKSLFAYCTKLQRGYRKHNNRYHNPIHAADVAQSLNCLLVNSGFVHWLSDVEMFSMIMAAIVHDLEHSGTTNTFHTNTRSPLAQMYNDKSVLENHHISSAFRLLNEEDCDILANFSKDDYQEARTLMIDMVLATDMSQHFGQLKRLQSNLQHPENLEKSRAMCLMIHSADINHPSKPWNLHCRWTERLVVEFFEQGDQERGLGLPLSPLCDRHTTMVAQSQIGFIDYVIKPTFDVLYDIFRNVNGPVVRDAILSIRRASKADVTSLETPCADDVLKRRFSDVSSYCTALTNQKSILESLAKFETEFYSNIETNRTHWQKRDEIERANEWFGEKAFTFFPLQPEDSSQTNSINGHEVSPQKPENDVSAPTPPRTVSKTSKAPTT; translated from the exons ATGTCCTTATGTGCCCCAAAGGATTGCCATGAGTTGGGAACTGCAAATACCGGAGATCAGTCCGGGGTCGTGGGAGTTTCAGACCAGTATAAAAACGCCaggaacattttaaacacttgCGCCTGGAACGAAGTGCTGCAAAGAAGTACAGTCTTATCAGAAGCGTTTTTGAGGGTCTGCGAACCGAAACCGTTAACTGTTCTACGCAGAGCCAATAGCGAGAGCAAAATTGTAGAACGCCAAAAACGTTGGGGCGACCACGAAGGTTTAGGAAAAGAGAAACCAAAGTTACGACTGTCAACTGCAAGCCTTGGCAACCGGCCGCCGTTGCAGAAAACAAAATCACAGCAACAGGATGTCAGATTTCGTAGAAAATTACGATTAGGAAAAACTGTAGACGATGTATTACCTAAACTGCCGTTTCAAAGCAAAAAGAGTCAAGGTTCAAGCCCCATAAAGGAATCAAAACCCAAGAAAATTATCTCACCTAGGCAGGGAAAAAACAAACCACTTATCGTTTCGCCTGAGCTAGTTTGGCCAGCACAGTCTAAAGGTAATAAGACTGCATTGAAAGGCCGGTTGGCGGACGAGGTTTTAGACTGGTGTTCGCCTTTACGTCTGGACCGTATTGCCCTCCCCGATATGAACCCGGATATATCGAAGCAGACAAGCCACCGAGACGCATTAGATTCAATTACGTCCCAACTTCCAGTACTCATGCCGGTATCGACCAAACCAGAGCATCAACGGAGCAACGAGCCAGTAACAAACGGCCTTAATGGCTTCTCTGAACTTTCAGAGCACAAAGTAGGCAACGATAACATAACAAACGGAGCATCCAGCTCGCTATGCAGACTTATTGAAGTGGACGGAGTTAACTACAGAGTAACGATGG CGATGGATCAAAACTTAGGTAGGGTGGTTACTTTGCATCGTAAACTAGTAACCAAGAAGCGAAAGAACAAGTTTCCCAATGACG TTCCCGGCGGTACTAAGGCGAAAAAAGGCGTCGTACCTACCAAGAGGAGTGAGCCCACTGAAGCAGTCAAGCTGGGAGCCGCTTTACATCGACGGTCAAAGCCTCCGTCCCGGCAGGGACAGGAGTCGTCTCGGCAAAACTATGACGGCGTTGCCGAGAGGAGTGGGTTCGAAGTGGGTTTGTCCACACTTTCTGGGACCAGTTTTACGGAACAGGACCCACTACGGGCCTTGTGGTTGGAGGAAAGGGACAAAAACTCAAGGAATGTCGACCTAACAAGATGTCACGACTGTGACTTGGCTGACCCAACATCTAACGAAGGATTAAACCAAGCCTCACTAAG GTTACGGGCACTCCTTCATTCCTTTAACGATGAGTCCAACTCGGTTTCATCAGAACACATTCGACAGAATATTGAATACGCAATCGCCGTCATGGAGTCGCGTTATGTAAACAG AATAGCAGACATCTCCGATGATGAAGTACCAGCGACCTTGTCAGGTGAAGGGCCCGTTCCACCCGAGATTAAACGATGGTTGGTTCAAACTTTCACCAGTCGTCGACCAG ACACAAGGAACCGCAAGGAGTCCGAAAACAAGCGATCTCTACGAAGTGTCGTCCATGCTGTGCAAGCTGGAATGTTCGTGGACCGAATGTTCCGCAAAACTTCGGTCGGTGTTCAAAACCTACCTCCTGAAGTACAACTGCATTTCAAG AACATCGACAGTTGGTCATACAATGTGTTTGAACTGGAACGCATCAGTGAAGGCAATTCACTTAAATTCGTATTTTATGAGCTCCTTAATAAATACGACCTTATACGAAAATTCAAG ATACCTCTGAAATCGTTGTTCGCATATTGTACCAAACTTCAGCGTGGCTACAGAAAGCACAACAATAGATACCACAACCCTATTCATGCGGCTGATGTTGCACAATCTCTTAATTGCCTTTTGGTCAACTCAGGTTTTGTG CATTGGCTCTCCGATGTTGAGATGTTCTCTATGATAATGGCCGCGATAGTCCACGACCTGGAGCATAGTGGAACCACCAACACTTTCCACACAAATACGAG GTCCCCTCTAGCTCAAATGTATAATGACAAGTCAGTGTTGGAGAATCATCACATCAGTAGTGCGTTCCGTCTTCTTAACGAGGAAGATTGTGACATACTCGCAAACTTTTCTAAGGACGACTACCA AGAGGCTCGTACACTAATGATAGACATGGTGCTTGCTACAGACATGAGCCAACATTTCGGTCAACTTAAACGCTTACAAAGTAACCTCCAGCACCCTGAAAA CTTAGAGAAATCGCGAGCAATGTGTCTGATGATCCACTCGGCTGACATCAACCATCCATCCAAACCTTGGAACCTGCACTGCAG ATGGACGGAGAGATTGGTGGTCGAGTTTTTTGAGCAGGGCGACCAGGAACGTGGCTTGGGTCTTCCTCTTTCACCGTTATGCGACCGACACACTACTATGGTCGCACAATCACAGATAG GTTTTAtagattacgtcataaaaccAACTTTCGACGTCCTTTATGACATATTTCGCAATGTCAATGGCCCGGTTGTGCGTGACGCCATTCTATCTATAAGACGCGCCAGCAAAGCCGACGTGACGTCATTGGAGACCCCATGCGCAGATGACGTATTAAAACGCAGATTTAGTGACGTCAGTTCATACTG TACCGCTCTAACAAACCAAAAGTCTATTCTTGAATCGCTGGCGAAGTTCGAGACAGAATTTTATTCCAATATTGAAACGAACCGAACACATTGGCAGAAACGAGACGAAATAG agCGGGCAAATGAATGGTTTGGGGAGAAggcttttacattttttccgCTTCAACCTGAAGATTCAAGCCAAACCAATTCGATAAACGGTCACGAGGTGTCGCCACAGAAACCTGAAAACGATGTGAGCGCACCCACGCCTCCGAGGACAGTTTCAAAAACCTCTAAGGCGCCGACCACGTAG